The following nucleotide sequence is from Prosthecobacter sp..
GTCCTCGCCTGCGGTCACAGGATGCAGCACCTCGTCGCCACGACCGCCGTTTTCCTGCATGCGGTTGGTATTGCGATACAAAACCTTGAACACCGGCAGCGCTGCCTGTTTGTCCGGCATGGAGCCGGCCATTTTCAGGGCAGGATGCAGCGCCATCAGCGTGTGGAAGCCGATGTAGTCCTCGCCGCCAAAAGTGCGCGCGTTCGCGAGCACGCCTGCGGCCACGAGTTGTTTCAGTGGCACACCGTCCTTGAGCTTTGCGGCAAGCGCGGGTTGGAGCTTCGACACAGGCGTCTCCTGCATGAAGCAGACGAGCGACTCCATGCCGCCGAAGTTGAGCGCTGCCGACGCTTCTTCAGCGACAGCCGTGGTGATGCCGAGTTCAGCGGCCAGCGCGGGGCCGATGGTGGCAAGAAGAGTGCCTTTGCCCACATCGGCAAGGAACTCGCGACGGGATTGCGGTTCGTTCATGATTGACCTCCCTGGTTGGAATTAGCCCGAGTGTCCCGGTTTGGCCGGAGAAGGTCAATGCTCCTTTTGGGCGGTTTTGAAAGATGCCGGACGAGCACGACATGAAAATCCATCCGCCTTGCCTGGCTGTGACCAACAGGCGGCTCGTCAAGCCTCAGAGAGTAGCCGCCAGCTAGCTGAGCCGACGGCGGCGGAACATCACTCCCACCAGACCGCCCAGCAGCAGCAAGGCGCGGGAGGGTTCGGGGACGGATTCCGGGTTGAACATCAGAGTTGCGCCGTTTTGAGTCACCGTAAAGCTGACCGGTGGGGAGGAAAGATAGTCTCCACCGAACGAAAGGATATCAACCGGCAGAACGGCCGTGCCGCTGAAGGTAAGCGTTTCACCTGTCACATAGGTATGATCAAAACTTGATGCAAAACCCCAAGCGTCGAGGTTGCCGCCTCCATTATAAACTTCGATAGAATCGATGGAGAGAACGCCACTCACGGAGCCAGTCAGTTGCACGTTTCCGAGCTCGTTGAAATAGTGGAGCCCATTGGCGACGGATCCCGGTGGATAGCTTCCAAGATAATCGCCAACGCCGGACCATCCGGTAACCACCGATGCCGAAGTAGTGCCCGCGCTCACGAGCCCCCCCGTTGCAACGGTGTAACTGCCAGAGAAAATCCAGGTTGATTCACCGGCATCCGGAGTGCCTGTGGTGGTAACCACCAGGGCGGCGTGCGCATGGAAAGCCATTGAGATGAACAGTAGCAGTCCCGTGATAAGCCCGCGAAGGGCGTTGGTTGTATTGAGTTTGGTTTTCATGTTCTTTCTGTCTTGGGTGTGGGTTGAGGATGATGGCTGCCGAAAGGCCGCGTTGTGCGGCCAGCCAGAAGTTGCATCGCCCGCC
It contains:
- a CDS encoding PEP-CTERM sorting domain-containing protein (PEP-CTERM proteins occur, often in large numbers, in the proteomes of bacteria that also encode an exosortase, a predicted intramembrane cysteine proteinase. The presence of a PEP-CTERM domain at a protein's C-terminus predicts cleavage within the sorting domain, followed by covalent anchoring to some some component of the (usually Gram-negative) cell surface. Many PEP-CTERM proteins exhibit an unusual sequence composition that includes large numbers of potential glycosylation sites. Expression of one such protein has been shown restore the ability of a bacterium to form floc, a type of biofilm.), with translation MKTKLNTTNALRGLITGLLLFISMAFHAHAALVVTTTGTPDAGESTWIFSGSYTVATGGLVSAGTTSASVVTGWSGVGDYLGSYPPGSVANGLHYFNELGNVQLTGSVSGVLSIDSIEVYNGGGNLDAWGFASSFDHTYVTGETLTFSGTAVLPVDILSFGGDYLSSPPVSFTVTQNGATLMFNPESVPEPSRALLLLGGLVGVMFRRRRLS